In a genomic window of Leifsonia xyli subsp. cynodontis DSM 46306:
- a CDS encoding ATP-dependent DNA helicase, with amino-acid sequence MNAGDDILGDLLGVETEQSGLDLVESGFALSEPESGPVRPCRRVSAVEIADALGLPRPTGQQRAVIEAPLSPAIVVAGAGSGKTETMANRVVWLLANGEVRVPEVLGLTFTRKAAGELAERVRKRIEQLVASGLTDIQFDPFEAPDVATYNAFANAIFRENALLIGREPEAAVLSEASAWQLARRVVVDSADDRLVDLDRNVDAVTAAVLDLSRALSENIAGAAEVGRMAEDFGRVIDLPTGSARKAEPYAKVKAAVETVGALPPLLGLAERFAEEKRRRGFVEYSDQVALALAVCERLPDVVDDYRRRYRVVLLDEYQDTSVVQTRLLSALFSGEAVMAVGDPHQSIYGWRGASAANLGRFATDFTGRPRGADEYALSTSWRNPTSVLDAANILVAPLGAGSPVRVERLRARPGAVAGELACTFGQTVEEEAEAIAAWFAQRLARRDAEGTPPSAAMLCRSIKKIEVFTAALSRHRIPFHVLGLGGLLEQPVIADLVSALRVMHDPTAGSELIRLLTGARWRVGPKDIAALRRVASWLAGRDHRFQELEPEVRDRLRRSVAGEESASLVDALDFVVEAPEGHRQLSGFSGSGVERMRAAGRQLDQLRSRVGLDLLDLVTLVQQELRLDIEVAANETAQLGQASLDAFAEQVASYLASDDRATLGSFLSWLAEAEKRDNLAPRSEDAEPGTVQILTIHGSKGLEWDVVAVPRLVEGELPGPPQSRRGWLAFGQLPSEFRGDCAELPVLPWRTVEDQKTLDAAIADFEAENLARHLDEQRRLVYVAVTRARESLLLTGSYWSTQSRPRGPGAYLRELQGAGLIAGDAFPACDDPEDNPLAPASRMVSWPLDPLGARRRSVESAAEAVRSARARGAGEGGVYARDLDLLLAERARRESESGLVELPARIPASRFKDYVSDPAGAASALRRPMPERPYRQTRLGTLFHRWVEERYGTVAGRVDELDATAHELDDPAGEILEAERLADLQATFAASEWALRAPDEVELEIHIALAGQVVVCKLDAVYRVADGRHDYQIVDWKTGRAPHDASDLDRKQLQLALYRLAFAQHAGIEPERIDAVFYFVADDTVVRPSRLYSEQELAELWRASVAGR; translated from the coding sequence GTGAACGCCGGCGACGACATCCTCGGCGATCTCCTCGGGGTCGAGACCGAACAGTCCGGCCTCGACCTGGTCGAGAGCGGCTTCGCGCTCTCGGAGCCGGAGTCCGGGCCGGTTCGCCCGTGCCGGAGAGTCTCCGCCGTCGAGATCGCGGACGCGCTCGGCCTCCCGCGCCCGACCGGGCAGCAGCGGGCTGTGATCGAGGCGCCGCTGAGCCCCGCCATCGTCGTCGCCGGCGCGGGCAGCGGCAAAACCGAGACGATGGCGAATCGCGTGGTCTGGCTGCTCGCGAACGGGGAGGTCCGCGTCCCGGAGGTGCTCGGCCTCACCTTCACACGCAAGGCGGCTGGCGAACTCGCGGAGCGTGTCCGGAAGCGCATCGAGCAGTTGGTCGCTTCGGGTCTGACAGATATCCAGTTCGACCCGTTCGAGGCGCCGGACGTGGCGACCTACAACGCGTTCGCGAACGCGATCTTCCGCGAGAACGCCCTTCTCATCGGGCGTGAGCCGGAGGCGGCCGTCCTCAGCGAGGCGTCTGCCTGGCAGCTCGCGCGGCGAGTGGTGGTCGACAGCGCCGATGACCGCCTGGTCGATCTCGACCGGAACGTGGACGCTGTCACCGCCGCCGTTCTGGACCTCAGCCGCGCCCTCAGCGAGAACATCGCCGGCGCAGCCGAGGTCGGACGGATGGCCGAGGACTTCGGCCGGGTGATCGACCTCCCCACCGGCAGCGCCCGCAAGGCGGAGCCGTACGCCAAAGTGAAGGCGGCCGTCGAGACCGTCGGCGCGCTGCCGCCGCTGCTCGGCCTCGCCGAACGCTTCGCGGAGGAGAAGCGCCGCCGCGGTTTCGTCGAGTACTCCGACCAGGTCGCCCTCGCGCTCGCCGTCTGCGAGCGACTGCCGGACGTCGTGGACGACTACCGCCGCCGCTACCGTGTGGTGCTGCTCGACGAATATCAAGACACGTCCGTCGTCCAGACCCGTCTGCTCTCCGCCCTCTTCTCCGGGGAGGCTGTGATGGCGGTCGGCGATCCGCACCAGTCGATCTACGGCTGGCGGGGAGCGAGCGCGGCGAACCTCGGCCGGTTCGCGACCGACTTCACCGGGCGTCCCCGGGGGGCGGACGAGTATGCGCTCAGCACCAGCTGGCGGAACCCGACGAGTGTGCTCGACGCGGCCAACATCCTCGTCGCTCCGCTGGGCGCGGGCTCACCTGTGCGTGTCGAGCGGCTCCGGGCGCGGCCGGGCGCGGTCGCCGGCGAGCTGGCGTGTACGTTCGGGCAGACCGTCGAGGAGGAGGCGGAGGCGATCGCGGCCTGGTTCGCGCAGCGGCTCGCGCGGCGGGACGCCGAGGGCACGCCGCCCTCGGCCGCGATGCTCTGCCGCTCCATCAAGAAGATCGAAGTGTTCACGGCGGCGCTGAGCCGGCACCGCATTCCGTTCCACGTCCTCGGCCTCGGCGGGCTGCTGGAACAGCCGGTCATCGCCGATCTCGTCAGCGCGCTGCGCGTGATGCACGACCCGACGGCCGGTTCGGAGCTGATCCGCCTGCTCACCGGTGCGCGCTGGCGGGTCGGGCCGAAGGACATCGCGGCGCTCCGCCGCGTCGCATCGTGGCTCGCCGGCCGCGACCACCGCTTCCAGGAACTCGAACCCGAGGTGCGCGACCGGCTGCGGCGCTCGGTCGCAGGGGAGGAGTCGGCCTCTCTCGTCGACGCTCTCGATTTCGTGGTGGAGGCTCCGGAGGGGCACCGTCAGCTCTCCGGGTTCAGTGGGTCCGGCGTCGAGCGGATGCGCGCCGCCGGCCGCCAGCTCGACCAGCTGCGTTCCCGCGTCGGTCTCGATCTGCTCGACCTCGTCACCCTCGTCCAGCAGGAACTGCGCCTCGACATCGAAGTCGCCGCAAACGAGACCGCTCAGCTGGGTCAGGCCAGCCTCGACGCGTTCGCCGAACAGGTCGCGTCCTACCTCGCCAGCGACGACCGTGCGACGCTCGGCTCCTTCCTCTCCTGGCTCGCCGAGGCCGAAAAGCGCGACAACCTGGCGCCGCGCAGCGAGGACGCGGAACCCGGAACGGTCCAGATCCTCACTATTCACGGCTCCAAGGGATTGGAGTGGGATGTCGTGGCCGTGCCGCGCCTGGTCGAGGGCGAGCTCCCCGGCCCACCGCAGAGCCGGCGCGGCTGGCTCGCGTTCGGGCAGCTCCCGAGCGAGTTCCGGGGCGACTGCGCCGAACTCCCCGTGCTGCCCTGGCGGACCGTCGAGGACCAGAAGACCCTCGACGCCGCCATCGCGGACTTCGAGGCCGAGAACCTCGCCCGCCACCTGGACGAGCAGCGGCGCCTCGTCTACGTTGCCGTGACTCGCGCCCGCGAGAGCCTGCTCCTCACCGGCTCGTACTGGTCGACGCAGTCGCGCCCGCGCGGCCCGGGCGCCTATCTGCGAGAGCTGCAGGGGGCCGGCCTCATCGCCGGGGACGCGTTCCCGGCCTGCGACGACCCCGAGGACAACCCGCTCGCCCCCGCTTCTCGGATGGTCAGCTGGCCCCTCGATCCCCTCGGCGCGCGCCGCCGGTCCGTCGAGTCCGCAGCCGAAGCTGTGCGCTCGGCCCGCGCGCGGGGTGCGGGGGAGGGCGGAGTGTACGCCCGGGACCTCGATCTGCTCCTCGCCGAGCGCGCCCGCCGCGAGTCCGAGTCCGGGCTGGTGGAGCTGCCCGCGCGCATTCCGGCCTCCCGTTTCAAGGACTACGTCAGCGATCCGGCCGGGGCCGCTTCGGCGTTGCGTCGCCCGATGCCGGAGCGCCCCTACCGCCAGACCCGTCTCGGAACGCTCTTCCACCGCTGGGTCGAGGAGCGCTACGGCACCGTCGCCGGGAGGGTCGATGAGCTCGACGCGACTGCTCACGAACTCGACGATCCGGCCGGTGAGATCCTCGAGGCCGAGCGCCTGGCCGACCTTCAGGCGACCTTCGCCGCCAGCGAGTGGGCGCTCCGGGCGCCGGACGAGGTCGAGCTGGAGATCCACATCGCGCTCGCCGGTCAGGTCGTGGTCTGCAAACTGGATGCCGTCTACCGGGTCGCGGACGGCCGTCACGACTACCAGATCGTGGACTGGAAGACCGGCAGGGCGCCTCATGATGCCAGCGATCTGGACCGTAAGCAGCTTCAGCTGGCGCTGTACCGCCTCGCGTTCGCGCAGCACGCGGGGATCGAGCCGGAGCGGATCGACGCTGTCTTCTACTTCGTGGCGGACGACACGGTGGTGCGGCCGTCTCGGCTGTACTCGGAGCAGGAGCTGGCCGAACTGTGGCGCGCGTCGGTGGCCGGCCGCTAG
- a CDS encoding DUF6531 domain-containing protein — translation MGLDMYGAPDLAFDFEAAQRVVTAADGAADALEGQTGSRASYVTAAETDFRSYYSELFAANAASTAGDRRELAVRLWEVSAFMGKLVAAAREENARRRRAREYKARVEQRRRNWVDATWDQIFGEEPPPREQAKAAPVFPAEVVRQAPRSPLAGTGAGSMTSTRPADLRASASGSAGLDAAVRDWPSRLRSAAGSFMATCDFGGIDVAPVVVGFEKWLAANAEDVRWANIVAAAFEASGAGSGVATVSDAALGAALAAAGVNARRDDLAIDPAQAFGGVPTTGFVNDPVNTSTGNFIEPESDLLFAGASASLSLSRMYN, via the coding sequence ATGGGCCTGGACATGTATGGTGCGCCTGATCTGGCTTTCGATTTCGAGGCGGCTCAGCGGGTGGTCACGGCTGCTGATGGCGCTGCGGACGCTCTGGAGGGGCAAACAGGTTCGCGTGCGTCTTATGTCACTGCGGCGGAGACGGATTTCCGCAGTTACTACAGTGAACTCTTCGCGGCGAATGCGGCCAGCACGGCGGGCGACCGCCGCGAGTTGGCTGTGCGCCTGTGGGAGGTTTCGGCCTTCATGGGGAAGCTTGTTGCGGCGGCTCGGGAGGAGAACGCGCGTCGGAGGCGTGCGCGGGAGTACAAGGCGAGGGTCGAGCAGCGTCGACGCAATTGGGTCGACGCTACGTGGGATCAGATTTTCGGTGAGGAGCCGCCGCCGCGCGAGCAGGCGAAGGCGGCTCCGGTTTTTCCGGCTGAGGTCGTGCGGCAGGCTCCTCGGTCTCCTCTGGCGGGGACGGGCGCTGGGTCGATGACGTCTACGCGGCCGGCGGATTTGCGGGCGTCCGCCTCTGGCAGCGCGGGCCTCGATGCGGCGGTCCGGGACTGGCCGAGCCGGTTGCGGTCCGCGGCCGGGAGCTTCATGGCCACGTGCGACTTCGGTGGCATCGACGTCGCGCCGGTGGTGGTGGGCTTTGAGAAGTGGCTCGCGGCCAACGCGGAGGATGTGCGCTGGGCGAACATTGTGGCTGCTGCGTTCGAGGCCTCGGGCGCGGGCAGTGGTGTCGCGACGGTCTCCGATGCTGCGCTCGGCGCTGCGCTGGCAGCGGCTGGGGTGAACGCTCGGCGGGATGATCTGGCGATCGATCCGGCGCAGGCGTTCGGTGGTGTGCCGACCACCGGGTTCGTGAACGATCCTGTCAACACCTCGACGGGCAACTTCATCGAGCCGGAGAGCGATCTCCTGTTCGCCGGGGCGTCGGCGTCGCTGTCGCTCTCCCGGATGTATAACTAA
- a CDS encoding RHS repeat protein: MRDNGGRWWAFAPSGSWLGTGAGPGSAVLTRHDRTGRIVGLAHERGRSIEIVYAGGRVTCAGASDGRRVDYRYDEAGRLVGVADAVGARTYEWNDAGLISRVVSAAGVVECENLYDETGRVVEQLTSFGRRVRFAYLPGRVTAVSDAGGANGNTWIADVRGRLVGVIDADDKRQSMAYDGHGNLVSVIERDGSVTVHVYDERGRKTRTVTPDGADITYGYDEHDRLLTVVTASGGVVEYGYDADSDRDPSVIVDPCGGRTRLSWRDGLLERVVDPTGVVVSLAYDGHGELIETTNAVGGTARIERDPAGRGLSPRCRRRAR, encoded by the coding sequence GTGCGTGACAACGGCGGACGCTGGTGGGCGTTCGCGCCCTCCGGGTCGTGGCTCGGCACGGGTGCGGGCCCGGGGAGCGCCGTCCTGACCCGGCATGATCGGACTGGCCGCATTGTCGGGCTTGCGCACGAGCGCGGGCGCTCGATCGAGATCGTGTATGCGGGAGGCCGGGTCACCTGTGCCGGTGCTTCCGATGGCCGCCGGGTCGATTACCGGTACGACGAGGCGGGCCGTCTGGTGGGTGTCGCCGACGCGGTCGGCGCGCGCACTTATGAGTGGAACGATGCTGGTCTGATCTCTCGGGTCGTTTCGGCGGCCGGGGTGGTGGAGTGCGAGAACCTCTATGACGAGACTGGTCGTGTGGTGGAGCAACTGACGTCTTTCGGCCGTCGGGTGCGGTTCGCTTATCTGCCCGGCCGGGTGACGGCGGTTTCGGATGCCGGCGGCGCGAACGGGAACACCTGGATCGCGGACGTCAGGGGTCGCTTGGTGGGTGTGATCGACGCGGACGATAAGCGTCAGTCGATGGCCTACGACGGGCACGGCAATCTCGTGTCGGTGATCGAGCGCGATGGTTCGGTCACGGTGCATGTCTACGACGAGCGGGGCCGGAAGACGCGGACAGTGACACCGGACGGGGCCGACATCACGTATGGCTATGACGAGCACGACCGGCTCCTCACCGTCGTGACGGCTTCCGGCGGTGTGGTCGAGTACGGGTACGATGCCGATTCCGACCGTGACCCTTCTGTGATCGTGGACCCGTGCGGCGGCCGCACCCGGTTGAGCTGGCGGGACGGTCTGCTCGAGCGGGTCGTCGATCCCACGGGTGTCGTCGTTTCCTTGGCGTATGACGGGCACGGTGAGCTGATCGAGACGACCAACGCGGTCGGTGGCACGGCCCGGATCGAGCGCGATCCGGCCGGCCGGGGGCTGTCGCCGCGGTGTCGCCGTCGGGCGCGGTGA
- a CDS encoding RHS repeat domain-containing protein has protein sequence MSPSGAVTRYRYEERGLVASREDADGAVWRFEHGAGGMLRSVTDPLGAMTSFEYGPHGELTRTTDPLGRSVDRTFWMSSSGFPVLRGLCINWLYSVGVGFTIAYLLERRRDRGGKGVAPAGRVNYVLVPDGTRVRRLPLGEFVGLVRGLDGQKRSLVSAVRRGARLDVVGDASGAMVVWFSPDVKDEGVWSFLASPVAGTVFRLPPGEGEELVRVSVDGVEGEYARWETTTLTSAVGAAEQFVKDGTAKEGLVWFASPDVFERRPLR, from the coding sequence GTGTCGCCGTCGGGCGCGGTGACGCGCTACCGCTACGAAGAGCGCGGGCTCGTCGCTTCTCGTGAGGACGCGGACGGCGCAGTCTGGCGTTTCGAGCACGGAGCCGGCGGGATGCTCCGCTCGGTCACCGATCCCCTCGGTGCGATGACGTCGTTCGAGTATGGTCCGCACGGTGAGCTGACTCGCACGACCGATCCGCTCGGCCGCTCGGTCGATCGGACGTTCTGGATGTCGAGTAGCGGATTCCCCGTACTGCGGGGCCTCTGCATCAATTGGCTTTACAGCGTGGGTGTCGGTTTCACGATTGCGTATCTTTTGGAGCGTCGTCGTGATCGTGGCGGGAAGGGTGTGGCTCCTGCGGGCAGGGTGAACTATGTTCTCGTTCCGGATGGGACGCGGGTGCGTCGGTTGCCGTTGGGAGAGTTCGTGGGGTTGGTGCGCGGGTTGGACGGGCAGAAGCGGAGTCTGGTGAGTGCTGTGCGGCGGGGTGCTCGGTTGGATGTGGTGGGGGATGCCTCGGGGGCGATGGTGGTGTGGTTCTCGCCTGATGTGAAGGATGAGGGTGTGTGGAGTTTTTTGGCGTCGCCGGTGGCGGGGACGGTGTTTCGTCTTCCTCCGGGAGAGGGTGAGGAGTTGGTGCGGGTGAGCGTCGACGGTGTGGAGGGGGAGTATGCGCGGTGGGAGACGACGACGCTGACTTCTGCGGTGGGGGCGGCTGAGCAGTTCGTGAAGGATGGGACGGCTAAGGAGGGGCTGGTGTGGTTCGCTTCCCCGGATGTGTTCGAGCGGCGACCGCTGCGGTGA
- a CDS encoding nuclear transport factor 2 family protein, with the protein MTTTEDNKRIVTDYYLTAFAGNPEKAVADHLGDRYIQHNPQAENGPEAFIGFVHWMRGEYPDTKIEIKRVIAEGDLVVTHSHLVLVPGTPGSAVADFFRLENGKIVEHWDVVQEIPETSANDNTMF; encoded by the coding sequence ATGACCACCACGGAAGACAACAAGCGCATCGTCACGGACTACTACCTGACCGCCTTCGCGGGCAACCCGGAGAAAGCGGTCGCCGATCATCTGGGCGACCGCTACATCCAGCACAACCCACAAGCCGAGAACGGCCCGGAAGCGTTCATCGGCTTCGTCCACTGGATGCGCGGAGAATACCCCGACACGAAAATCGAGATCAAACGAGTCATCGCCGAAGGCGACCTGGTGGTCACCCACTCCCACCTGGTCCTGGTCCCCGGCACACCCGGCAGCGCCGTCGCCGACTTCTTCCGCCTCGAAAACGGTAAAATCGTCGAACACTGGGACGTCGTTCAAGAAATCCCGGAGACCTCCGCCAACGACAACACCATGTTCTGA
- a CDS encoding winged helix-turn-helix transcriptional regulator, with translation MTGRWGILVLGTLREGTRRFSELHRALGGVSEKMLAQTLRVLERDGLVHRVAYPVVPPKVEYSLTHRGREIAELTVRLVGWVEGNTPTIIAERTDRQGTV, from the coding sequence GTGACCGGCCGATGGGGCATCCTGGTCCTCGGAACCCTGCGGGAAGGAACGCGCCGTTTCAGCGAACTGCACCGGGCGTTGGGCGGGGTCTCGGAGAAGATGCTGGCGCAGACGTTGCGTGTCCTGGAACGGGACGGTCTCGTGCATCGGGTGGCGTATCCAGTCGTCCCGCCGAAAGTGGAGTACAGCCTGACGCATCGGGGACGGGAGATCGCCGAACTCACCGTCCGACTCGTCGGCTGGGTCGAGGGCAACACTCCCACCATCATCGCCGAGCGGACGGATCGGCAGGGGACTGTCTGA
- a CDS encoding phosphotransferase: MARSPLTLAALAASAVPDLAVSGARPHSGDGVGEFDSALLTARDGSTLIVRVPISQVAETEQSADLVALRALTAGIRSRLPFDVPRYLGQAPVGGTRAIVYNYLPGHHIDVEDIPPGDGLAGSIGHAIATIHALPTSFVGEAGLPALTSAECLASTAQVIESATATGLVPAALRDRWRDAVADHSVWQFQPSVINGALGVESFLVEDDTVSAVLGWSALRVGDPARDLHWLLALNPDAADGALGAYAATRQVATDRQFTQRAMLYAELEVARWLLHGRGLRDQSIVDDAVQMLDGLVDRVHSNTATPLSRATGPILAVGDVEALLDRTPGDRSGARSDGMRPVAEPDAG, from the coding sequence ATGGCCAGATCCCCTCTCACTCTAGCCGCGCTGGCCGCCTCGGCCGTGCCCGACCTCGCCGTCTCCGGGGCCCGCCCCCACAGCGGCGACGGAGTCGGTGAGTTCGACTCCGCGCTGCTGACCGCGCGGGACGGCAGCACCCTCATCGTCCGCGTCCCGATCAGCCAGGTCGCCGAGACCGAGCAGAGCGCGGATCTGGTCGCCCTGCGCGCCCTCACCGCCGGTATCCGCAGCCGGCTGCCGTTCGACGTGCCGCGCTACCTCGGTCAGGCGCCCGTCGGAGGAACCCGCGCCATCGTCTACAACTATCTCCCGGGACACCACATCGACGTGGAGGACATCCCGCCCGGAGACGGCCTCGCCGGGTCCATCGGGCACGCGATCGCGACGATCCACGCCCTCCCCACCAGTTTCGTCGGCGAGGCCGGCCTCCCGGCCCTCACCTCCGCCGAATGTCTCGCCTCGACCGCCCAGGTCATCGAGTCGGCGACCGCGACCGGTCTGGTCCCGGCCGCGCTCCGGGACCGGTGGCGGGATGCGGTGGCCGACCACTCGGTGTGGCAGTTCCAGCCGAGCGTCATCAACGGAGCCCTCGGCGTCGAGTCCTTCCTCGTGGAGGACGACACCGTCTCGGCCGTGCTCGGCTGGTCTGCTCTCCGTGTCGGCGACCCTGCCCGCGACCTCCACTGGCTGCTCGCTCTGAACCCGGACGCCGCCGACGGCGCGCTCGGCGCGTACGCCGCCACCCGGCAGGTGGCGACCGACCGCCAGTTCACGCAGCGGGCCATGCTCTACGCGGAGCTGGAAGTCGCGCGCTGGCTCCTGCACGGCCGCGGGCTCCGCGACCAGAGCATCGTGGACGACGCGGTCCAGATGCTCGACGGCCTCGTCGACCGCGTACACAGCAACACCGCGACCCCGCTCTCGCGGGCAACCGGCCCGATCCTCGCGGTCGGCGATGTCGAGGCGCTGCTGGACCGCACGCCCGGCGACCGTTCGGGGGCGCGCAGCGACGGGATGCGGCCGGTCGCGGAGCCGGACGCGGGCTGA
- the nudC gene encoding NAD(+) diphosphatase has product MSSAPAALPLAALPLSRHAVDRDHTARSRPALFDELWAEPGTRVLALWQGRALLTPESVPAATPPGDGWSVPDAGTAAVALLPVERVPAALLRVYLGRTLVSTSSEPAGTPVVLEVLTNAAARELEPDEARWGSLRTVATALGDRDAGLFTEALAIASWHASHTHCPRCGTPTVVEQDGWVRRCSEDRSEIFPRTDPAVIVTVLDADDRLLLGSNALWEHSRYSLLAGFVEPGESFEAAVEREIFEEAGVRVVDARYKGSQPWPFPASIMVGMTARLADDQPAAALEPDGEEILSLRWFSRSQLWESRERVILPGRSSIARALIEDWYGGPLDEPPVRP; this is encoded by the coding sequence ATGTCGTCTGCCCCCGCCGCTCTGCCGCTCGCTGCGCTTCCGCTGTCGCGGCACGCTGTGGATCGGGACCACACAGCCCGCTCGCGTCCGGCGCTGTTCGACGAGCTCTGGGCGGAGCCGGGGACCCGCGTGCTCGCCCTGTGGCAGGGACGCGCGTTGCTCACCCCCGAGAGCGTTCCGGCCGCGACGCCGCCGGGCGACGGCTGGAGCGTCCCGGACGCCGGGACCGCCGCCGTCGCTCTGCTGCCGGTCGAGCGCGTGCCCGCCGCGCTGCTGCGCGTCTACCTCGGCCGCACACTGGTGAGCACTTCCTCGGAGCCCGCCGGGACCCCGGTCGTCCTCGAAGTGCTCACCAATGCCGCCGCGCGCGAGCTCGAGCCCGATGAGGCACGCTGGGGGAGTCTCCGCACTGTCGCGACGGCTCTGGGCGACCGGGACGCCGGGCTCTTCACCGAGGCGCTCGCCATCGCCAGCTGGCACGCTTCGCACACGCACTGCCCGCGCTGCGGAACGCCCACCGTCGTGGAGCAGGACGGCTGGGTGCGCCGCTGCTCCGAAGACCGGTCCGAGATCTTTCCGCGCACCGACCCCGCCGTGATCGTGACCGTTCTGGACGCCGACGACCGTCTGCTGCTCGGCTCCAACGCGTTGTGGGAGCACTCGCGCTACTCGCTGCTCGCCGGTTTCGTGGAGCCCGGCGAGTCCTTCGAAGCGGCTGTCGAGCGGGAGATCTTCGAGGAGGCCGGTGTGCGCGTGGTGGACGCTCGGTACAAGGGCTCGCAGCCCTGGCCTTTCCCGGCCTCCATCATGGTCGGGATGACCGCGCGGCTCGCCGACGACCAGCCTGCCGCCGCCCTCGAACCGGATGGCGAGGAGATCCTCAGCCTCCGCTGGTTCAGCCGGTCGCAGCTGTGGGAGTCACGTGAACGGGTCATCCTGCCCGGCCGCTCCTCGATCGCCCGCGCGCTGATCGAGGACTGGTATGGCGGTCCTCTGGACGAGCCGCCGGTCCGCCCGTGA
- a CDS encoding ATP-dependent helicase gives MTPERLLAGLDDQQRVAAEALFGPVCVLAGAGTGKTRAITHRIAYGVASGAFTPNRVMALTFTNRAAAELRGRLRQLGAGGVAARTFHSAALAQLNYFWPQVVGGQLPSVLDGKGRVLGHAAEKLGARVDTAMLRDVAAEIEWRKVTGLSIDQYAERLTDRSIPGTLRPEQLVDLHRIYEELKDERKQVDFEDVLLVCAGMIEVEPSVAMQVREQYRFFVVDEYQDVSPLQHQLLRLWLGPRKDLCVVGDASQTIYSFAGARSDYLLDFGREHQGATFVRLEQNYRSTPAVIRTANNLMRGRAGALTLHAVAEPRCGDDVPPAAEFEDDRAEARAVAEAVSAELADGARPEGIAILYRVNVQAAALERALGDRDISYTVRGARRFFDLPEVRQAIMTLRAASMAATDEPLFKSVSDVLRTLGWSVQPPEARGAVRDRWESLNAIMGLVDDVPAGTSFRRFTDELLARQAGQHDPVLAAVTLGTLHAAKGLEWDSVYLIGLSEGLVPISYASSFEQIDEERRLLYVGITRARKRLRLSWAQRSAQPGRPVLRQASRFLAELAAPAAEPRRA, from the coding sequence GTGACCCCCGAGCGGCTCCTCGCCGGCCTGGACGATCAGCAGCGCGTCGCGGCCGAAGCGCTGTTCGGTCCCGTCTGCGTCCTCGCCGGCGCAGGAACCGGCAAGACCCGCGCGATCACCCACCGCATCGCCTACGGCGTCGCGTCCGGGGCGTTCACGCCCAACCGCGTGATGGCCCTCACCTTCACCAACCGCGCCGCCGCCGAACTGCGCGGGCGTCTCCGCCAGCTCGGGGCCGGAGGTGTCGCGGCGCGGACCTTCCACTCCGCTGCGCTGGCGCAGCTCAACTACTTCTGGCCCCAGGTGGTCGGCGGCCAGCTTCCGAGCGTTCTGGACGGCAAGGGCCGCGTCCTCGGCCACGCCGCGGAGAAGCTCGGTGCGCGCGTGGACACGGCGATGCTCCGGGATGTCGCCGCGGAGATCGAGTGGCGCAAGGTCACCGGCCTCAGCATCGACCAATACGCGGAGCGGCTGACCGACCGCTCGATCCCCGGCACGCTCCGCCCGGAACAGCTGGTGGACCTCCACCGGATCTACGAAGAGCTCAAGGATGAGCGCAAACAGGTCGATTTCGAGGATGTCCTCCTTGTCTGCGCGGGCATGATCGAGGTCGAGCCATCCGTGGCCATGCAGGTGCGTGAGCAGTACCGTTTCTTCGTCGTCGACGAGTATCAGGATGTCTCCCCTCTTCAGCATCAGCTCCTCCGGTTGTGGCTCGGTCCCCGCAAGGACCTCTGCGTGGTCGGCGACGCCAGCCAGACCATCTACTCGTTCGCCGGCGCCCGCAGCGACTACCTCCTTGATTTCGGTCGTGAGCATCAGGGCGCCACGTTCGTCCGGCTGGAGCAGAACTACCGTTCGACACCGGCCGTGATCCGCACCGCCAACAACCTCATGCGCGGACGCGCGGGGGCGCTGACCCTGCACGCTGTCGCCGAACCTCGCTGCGGCGACGATGTCCCCCCGGCCGCCGAGTTCGAGGACGACCGTGCCGAGGCCCGCGCTGTCGCCGAGGCGGTCTCGGCCGAGCTGGCCGACGGGGCCCGCCCGGAGGGCATCGCCATCCTGTACCGCGTCAACGTTCAGGCCGCCGCCCTCGAGCGGGCCCTCGGCGACCGGGACATCAGCTACACCGTGCGCGGGGCCCGGCGCTTCTTCGACCTGCCCGAGGTTCGTCAGGCGATCATGACGCTGCGCGCCGCGAGCATGGCCGCCACCGACGAGCCGTTGTTCAAGTCTGTCAGCGATGTCCTCCGCACTCTCGGCTGGTCCGTGCAGCCTCCGGAGGCCCGCGGAGCCGTCCGCGACCGCTGGGAGTCGCTCAACGCGATCATGGGTCTCGTAGACGACGTCCCCGCCGGCACCTCCTTCCGTCGTTTCACCGACGAGCTTCTCGCCCGTCAGGCCGGCCAGCACGATCCGGTCCTTGCCGCCGTCACTCTCGGCACCCTGCACGCCGCCAAGGGCCTCGAGTGGGACTCGGTCTATCTCATCGGCCTCAGCGAGGGTCTCGTCCCCATCAGCTACGCGAGCTCGTTCGAGCAGATCGACGAGGAGCGTCGCCTCCTCTACGTCGGCATCACCCGAGCCCGCAAGCGTCTCCGTCTGAGCTGGGCGCAGCGGAGCGCTCAGCCGGGACGTCCGGTTCTGCGCCAGGCGTCGCGTTTCCTGGCGGAGCTCGCGGCGCCCGCGGCGGAGCCGCGGCGCGCGTGA